A DNA window from Thalassospiraceae bacterium LMO-JJ14 contains the following coding sequences:
- a CDS encoding outer membrane beta-barrel protein: MKITGPMTALALGMTVLYSTGAVAASDRIKNDFSFTYHIEVAGADESNVATEKELRDSGTNMVPTQPTAESRDPLKKPAALEVNKSATAPVPAAEAQSKPMAAKSEDDTKTPAQAAQQTTPETAPAAKAKPAADMKEKMASTDDALFRPYLRIDGGYAMTSNPDGSGNNGPHRISETQDTGLISLGMGTRVEEQVRLEGMLSYRSPMAIDGTDGAGNTISGEVDSISAMLNLYYDISEAHEWLGSDIITPYVGAGIGISMLDTDSMTAGGNTERGTQVYNLTYAAMAGLASKISEQVTLDIGYRFINLGQYEQDGTFTNGSGTTATKYDDLLAHEFRAGLRFQF, translated from the coding sequence ATGAAAATTACTGGGCCAATGACGGCGCTTGCACTGGGAATGACGGTTCTCTATTCCACCGGCGCCGTTGCTGCGTCAGACCGCATCAAGAATGATTTCTCCTTCACTTATCATATTGAAGTCGCCGGTGCCGATGAAAGCAACGTCGCCACTGAAAAGGAACTGCGCGACAGCGGAACCAACATGGTGCCGACGCAGCCCACGGCCGAATCACGCGATCCCTTGAAAAAACCGGCCGCCCTTGAGGTCAATAAATCGGCAACGGCACCCGTCCCCGCCGCAGAGGCACAAAGCAAGCCGATGGCCGCCAAATCCGAAGACGACACAAAGACACCGGCGCAAGCCGCTCAGCAAACAACGCCGGAAACGGCACCGGCGGCAAAAGCAAAGCCCGCTGCCGACATGAAGGAAAAAATGGCGTCCACAGATGACGCCTTGTTCCGGCCTTATCTCCGCATCGATGGCGGATATGCCATGACGTCCAACCCGGACGGAAGCGGCAACAACGGCCCGCATCGCATTAGCGAAACCCAGGATACGGGCCTCATCAGTCTAGGCATGGGGACACGGGTCGAAGAACAGGTCCGTCTCGAGGGCATGCTGAGCTATCGTTCCCCAATGGCGATAGACGGCACCGATGGTGCCGGCAACACTATTTCCGGTGAGGTCGACAGCATCAGCGCCATGCTCAATCTCTATTATGACATTTCCGAAGCGCATGAATGGCTCGGCAGCGATATCATCACGCCTTATGTCGGTGCCGGGATCGGCATTTCCATGCTGGATACGGACAGCATGACTGCGGGCGGCAATACCGAGCGCGGAACACAGGTCTATAATCTGACATATGCCGCGATGGCCGGATTGGCATCGAAAATTTCCGAACAGGTCACGCTGGATATCGGCTACCGTTTCATCAATCTTGGCCAGTACGAACAGGATGGTACGTTCACCAACGGCAGCGGCACCACAGCGACCAAGTATGACGATCTTTTGGCACATGAATTCCGTGCCGGACTTAGATTCCAGTTCTGA